In the Penaeus chinensis breed Huanghai No. 1 chromosome 31, ASM1920278v2, whole genome shotgun sequence genome, one interval contains:
- the LOC125041817 gene encoding lactosylceramide 4-alpha-galactosyltransferase-like: MRILRPRSIFFLVTFTAVLCVYYMDPLKRLLASELNRLNTLRLIDPGPEWWRAHICKGNANDTYINITLPVLMRDIFPSLDKNIFLVESACKSNPAYRAWCSVESHTRENPNADVWYVMTSPIVNNTDKLPSRLLDHYPNLRIVSVDLDLVFNGTTLEEFFKSGRWHRNTPWPVIQLSDLLRVLLTWRFGGFYSDTDTVCIKDLSPLENVLVTSTTSRNHISNGVFHFYHHHEFLTMVMSTMIQMYHPKAWGSMGPSTFGSCVQRSCNLKDIRYLFPKNSSDPVTCGNVTILPEFYLLPYPWNQYRKIFEPEKWDEFVETHSHTFSIHSYGKVNGGMVVKIGSNSIYDGAARTFCPLSYFHASANHSAF; this comes from the exons AT GAGAATTCTACGACCGAGGTCAATATTCTTTTTGGTGACGTTTACCGCTGTGTTATGCGTCTATTATATGGATCCTTTGAAAAGACTTCTGGCTTCAGAACTTA ATCGCCTTAACACTCTGAGGCTCATCGACCCTGGCCCTGAGTGGTGGAGGGCGCACATATGTAAAGGAAATGCGAACGATACTTACATAAACATTACTTTACCTGTGCTGATGAG GGACATATTCCCTTCATTGGACAAAAACATTTTCTTGGTCGAAAGTGCATGCAAGTCCAACCCTGCTTACCGCGCTTGGTGTTCTGTTGAAAG CCACACGCGTGAGAATCCGAATGCTGATGTGTGGTATGTGATGACTTCGCCGATAGTGAACAACACCGACAAGCTACCAAGTCGTCTGCTCGACCACTATCCGAATCTTCGCATTGTTTCGGTTGACTTGGATTTGGTTTTCAACGGTACTACACTTGAAGAGTTCTTCAAGTCTGGAAGATGGCATAGAAATACCC CTTGGCCAGTCATACAGCTGAGTGACCTCTTAAGAGTCCTTCTAACGTGGCGGTTCGGAGGATTTTACTCCGACACCGACACCGTCTGCATAAAGGACCTTTCTCCTCTTGAGAACGTTCTCGTCACCAGCACCACGTCTAGGAACCACATTTCCAACGGCGTGTTTCacttctatcatcatcatgagttcCTAACGATGGTCATGTCAACGATGATTCAGATGTACCAT CCCAAAGCTTGGGGATCAATGGGACCTTCTACCTTTGGCTCTTGCGTCCAGCGGTCTTGCAATTTAAAGGACATACGCTACCTGTTTCCCAAGAACAGCTCAGACCCCGTCACCTGTGGTAATGTTACCATCTTACCTGAATTTTACCTACTACCGTATCCGTGGAACCAATATAGGAAAATTTTTGAACCTGAAAAATGGGACGAATTTGTTGAA ACCCATTCACACACGTTTTCGATCCACTCGTATGGCAAAGTTAATGGCGGGATGGTGGTTAAAATCGGATCCAACAGTATTTATGATGGAGCAGCCAGGACTTTTTGCCCCCTCTCATACTTCCACGCCAGTGCCAATCATTCTGCATTTTGA